The genomic region GCCTATGACAAGGCGTTCAAGGATTATGACCTGCTGCTGCTGCCGACCACGCCGATGAAGGCGCCGGCGCTGCCGGCGGCCAATGCCAGCCGCGAGGACTATGTCGCCCGCGCGCTCGAGATGATCACCAACACCGCGCCGTTCGACATCACCCATCACCCGGCGATGTCGCTGCCCTGCGGCATGATCGACGGCCTGCCGGTCGGGTTGATGCTGGTCGGCCGGATGTTCGAGGAATCCACCATCTACCGCGCCGCCCACGCCTTCGAGCAGGCCGGCGACTGGAAGAAGATGTGAGGCGCCGCTTGTTGCAGACGCAGGCTGGATGGATCGAGCGCCATGGCTAGCACTTTTGCCGCGGCGTTCGAGATCGTGAGCTTCGGCGCGATCATCGTGCTGGTGGTGCTCGGGCTCGGCATCATCGCCAGCATGATGGGCATCTTCAACTTCGCGCAGGGCGAGTTCGTCCTGCTCGGGGCCTATGTGACCTATCTGGCCTACGCCCATGGCGCGCCGGTCTGGGTCGGCATGGTCGCGGCGCCCTTCGTGGTCGGCGCGATCGGCTTCGTGCTGGAGGCGCTGATCATCAGGCGGTTCTACGCCGCGCCGATCGTGGCGATGCTCGGCACCTATGCGCTCGGCCTGATCATCCGCGAGAGCGTGCGCGGCCTGATCGGCGGCTTCTATCTCACGGTGCCGGAGCCGATCGGCGGCTCGATCGACCTCGGCTCGGTCCACATCTCGGCCTGGCGCTTCACCATCATCGTGATCACGCTCTTGGTGATGGGCGCCTGCTATCTCTTGCTGGCGCGCACCTCGTTCGGGCTTCGGGTCCGCGCCACGCTGGAGAATCCGGCGCTGGCGCGCGCCTCGGGCATCTCGACGCCCCTGATCTACGGGGCGACCTTCGCGTTTGGCGCGGCGCTCGCCGGGCTTGCCGGCGCGCTGATCGTGCCGGTGTTCAGTCTGTTTGCCGACCTTGGCATCCGCTTCCTGATCCAGGGCTTCGTCGCCGTGATGGTCGGCGGGGTCGGCTCCTTCATCGGTCCGGTCGCCGGCGCCGGTGTGATCGGCACGCTCAGCGCGGCGCTGCCCTGGGTGATGTCTCCGGTCGTCGCCGACGTCCTCGTCTTCGTGCTCGCCATTGCCTTCATCAAATTCCGCCCGCAGGGCCTCATATCGGGAAAAGGGGTTTAGTCAGATGTTCGATCGCACCAATCTCTCGCGCCGCCGCTTCATGAGCAATTTCGCCTTCGCGACCGGCGCGCTCGCGACCGGGGTCGGCAGCTGGGTGGTCAGGCCCGACTGGGCCAACGCCGCCGAGGGACCGATCAAGGTCGGCATCGCGACCGACCTGACCGGCCCGATCGCCTATGCCGGCAACGCCGACGCCAACGTCGCCAAGATGGTGATCAAGGAGATCAACGCCGCCGGCGGCCTGCTCGGCCGGCCGCTCGAGCTCTATATCGAGGACACCGCCTCGAACGAATCGGTCGCGGTCGGCAATGTCCGCAAGCTGATCCAGCGCGACAAGGTCGACATGGTGCTCGGCGGCATCACCTCGTCGATGCGCAACGCGATCAAGGATCCGATCGTGGCGCGCGGCAAGACGCTCTACATCTATCCGCAGCTCTACGAGGGCAAGGAGTGCACGCCCTATCTGTTCTGCACCGGACCGACGCCGGCGCAACAATGCGACACCTTCATCCCCTGGCTGATCAAGAACGGCGGCAAGAAATTCGCGCTGCCGAGCGCCAACTATGTCTGGCCGCACACGCTCAACGTCTACGCCCGCAAGGTGATCGAGTCGAACGGCGGCGAGGTGGTGTTCGAGGAGTATTACCCGCTCGACCAGGTCGACTTCTCGGCCACCGTCAACCGCGTCATCTCCAACAAGGTCGACGTCGTCTTCAACACCGTGATCCCGCCCGGCGTCGGTCCGTTCTTCAAGCAGCTTTATGAAGCCGGCTTCCTCAAGAACGGCGGGCGGCTCGCCTGCGTCTACTATGACGAGAACACGCTCAACATCAACCAGGCCAACGAGATCGAGGGGCTGGCGAGCTGCCTCGATTATTTCAAGGTGCTGACCAAGGAAGATCCGTTCGACGCCAAGCTGCAGGCGGCCTATGAAAAGGATTTCCCCGGCAACTTCCTGTTCGCGGCCGGCAGCGCCGCCACCGGAACCTATCGCGGCCTCAAGCTGTGGGAGGCGGCGGTCAAGGAGGCCGGCAAGGTCGATCGCGACTCCGTTGCGGCCGCGCTCGACCACGCCAAGATCGCCGAAGGGCCGGGCGGACCCGCGGAGATGGTGCCAGGCAAGCGTCACTGCAAGATGAAGATGTACACCGCTGTTGCCAAAGGCGGGAACTATGAGATCGTGGCGCGCAGCGACGGTCTCGTTGATCCCAAGGAATGCTGAGCGATCAATGGTTGGAGCAAGAGAAGCGGTCGCACGCGTCGGTGAGGAACCAGATGCCGTGACGGGCGAGGGTGCACCGGCCGCAAGCGCGCCGGCGGGACGGACATCGGCAGGATGGAAAGTCCTGCCGATCGTGGAGGGGCTGGTGCTGTTGATCGCACTGGTCCTGCCATGGGTGCTGCAGGATTATCTCACGGTGTTCGCCACCCGTGTGGTGATCCTCGCGCTGTTCGCGCTGTCGTTCGACCTGGTGTGGGGCTACGCCGGCATCATGAGCTTCGGCCAGGCGCTGTTCTTCGGCGCCGCCGGCTACGGCGTGGCGCTCTTGGCACGCGACCTCAACGTCACCTCGATCCTGTTGATCCTGCCCGCCGGCATCTTGATCGGGCTCACTGCGTCGCTGCTGCTCGGCGGCTTCCTGCTGCTCGGGCGTTATCCCTCGAGCGTGATCTTCGTCTCGCTCGGCACCCTGACCGGCTCCTATGCCGCGGACCGGCTGGCGCGCGGCTGGTACTATCTCGGCGGCCAGAACGGCATCCCGTCGATCCCGCCGCTCACCCTCGGCAGCTACGAGTTCGAGGAGGGGCCGATCTACTACTACATGGTGCTCGGCATCCTCGTGGTCGTCTATCTGCTCTGCCGCTTCCTGGTCCGCTCGCAATTCGGCCTCGCGCTCGCCGGCCTGCGCGAGAACGAGCAGCGCATCGCCTTCTTCGGCTACAAGGCGCAGCATCTGAAGGCGATCATCTTCGCGGTCGGCGGCACCATCGCCGGTCTCGCCGGCAGCCTCTATGCCTTCCACGAGGGCTTCGTCTGGCCCAACATGCTGGGCGTCGTGTTCTCGACCCAGGTCGTGCTCTACGTCTTGTTCGGCGGCTCCGGTACGCTGATCGGCGCCGTGATCGGCACCGTGATCATCGAGGGCGTCAGCTTCTGGCTGTCGGACAATTACCGCGACGTCTGGCCGATCATCCTCGGCGTGCTGCTGCTGCTCGTCATCATGTTCCGGCCGCTCGGGCTGATCTCCTTCGTGCTCGGCGAGCGCGAGCGGGTCGGCAGTTTCGGCAAGGCCCCGAAGGAGACCGGCAATGCCGCTCCTTGAGGCGCAAGGCATCAGCAAGGTGTTCGGCAAGCTCACCGCGCTCGACGGTGCGGCGCTGACCGTCGGCGAGAACGAGTTCCACGGCCTGATCGGCCCGAACGGCTCCGGCAAGAGCACGCTGATGAAATGCGTCGCCGGCGCCGAGGTGCCGACCACGGGCAAGGTCTCCTTCGTCAACACCGACATCACCGCGTTCACGCCGACCGAGCGCGCCCGCGCCGGCATGAGCCTGAAGTTCCAGATCACCTCGGTGCTGCCGACGCTGACGCTGTACGACAACATCCTGCTGGCGCTGCAGGCGCAGTGCTCGCTGTTCGATCTGGTGCTCTCGCGCACCCGCAAGAGGCTGCACGATCAGGTGATGACGATGCTGACCCAGTTTCGGCTCGCCGATCGCGCGCATGATGCCGCCGCGGCGCTGTCGCATGGCCAGCAGCAATGGCTCGAGATCGCGATGGCGCTCGCCGGCAAGCCGCGGCTGTTGCTGCTGGACGAGCCGACCGGCGGCATGAGCCTCGAGGAGCGCCGCGTCACCGGCGAGCTGTTGCAGCCGATCAAGCAGCATTGCTCGCTCGTCATCGTCGAACACGACCTCGATTTCATCCGCGACATCTGCGACCGCCTCACCGTGCTCGACCAGGGCAAGGTGCTGGCCTCGGGGACGGTCGCGGAAATCCAGGCCAACAAGAGCGTCCAGGAGATCTATCTTCGCCGTGCCTGAGCAAACCTTCCTCGATATCCGGCATCTCGATGCCGGTTATGGCCGCAGCCAGGTTCTGTTCGATGTCAACATCGGCATTCCCTGGCGCGGCGGCGTCGCCGTGCTCGGCCGCAACGGCGCCGGCAAGACCACGCTGATGAAGACCATCGTCGGCGAGCTCGCAAGCTCGCAAGGCGAGTTGTTCTTCGACGGCCGCGACATCACGCGGCGCCGCACCGAGGAGCGCGTGCGCTCCGGCATCGGCTATGTGCCGCAGGAGCATTCGGTGTTCGCCCGCCTGTCGGTGCGCGACAACCTCGCGGTCGGCTCGCTGTTCAATCCGGATGCCAGCGCGGTCGATCGCGTGCTGGAGATCTTCCCGAAACTCGGCCAGCGGCTCGACCAGCCGGCCGGCACGCTGTCCGGCGGCGAGCGCAAGATGCTGGCGATCGGCCGCGCCATGCTCGGCAATCCAAAACTGCTGCTGCTGGACGAGCCGACCGAAGGCGTCTGGATCGGCGTGATCGAGGAGATCACCGAGCGGCTGATCGAGCTCGCGAAGAGCATCTCGGTCGTGATCGTCGAGCAGCATCTCGACCTCGCGCTGCGCGTCGCCGACTATGCCTATGTGCTGGACCGCGGCCGCGTCGCGCTGCAGGGCGGCGCGAGCGAGGTGCGGAGCGATCCGGAACTGCTGCGCTATCTGGCGCCGTAGCAGGCTTCAATGCGGCAGGCGGTCGGCCTTGCGGCCGATCACGCCGTCGCCCGGCGTCCGCGTCCGCCGTGCCGATCGCATCTCGCGACGCACATACCAGGCCGCGATCGAGCAGATCAGCCAGGCCAGCGATGCGGCGATGAAGGCGGCCGGCACGCTGCGGTCCACCGTCAGCGCGTAGACGATGGCAAATGCCAGCATGCCGACCGCGCCGAGTGCTGCGCCTGCGGCATCGAGCGCCGCGGCCTGCTGCCCGCGCCACGTGCCATCGAGCCCGGCGTTCCGCTTGCGGCGGATTTCATGCTTCTCGATCAAGGTCGCGCTGGCGCAGAAGATGGCGGGGAGTGCAAGAAAGGCGCCGCCGACATAGGCGCCGCAGGTGCTGCTGATCAGGCCGGTCAGGACGGTGACGCCGCCACCGAGCACGAAGCGGATCAGATATTCGGTCCAGCGGCTTTCCCTGAGCGAGGACAGTGAGACGCGGACCGGTGTCATGCCTGCCCTCCGGCAACGCCCAGCAAGCCGAAGACGATCGCGAGCCAGACGACAAGCGCCAGCAAGGTGGCGGGGGCAGCGCGGAGTCTTGCGCGAATCAGCAGTTGGCAGACCACGAAGCTATAGATGGCCAGCGCAACGGCGCCGGCCATCATCGCGCGGCTCTGCAGGCCGGCGTAGTCGGCGCCGTGCTGGTACACGGCGATGCCGAGGGTGGCGAGCGCAACCGACGGCGCCGCGCCGAACAGGCCGGCAAAGCTCTTCGGACGCAGAATGTCGCCCAGCATCGCGAAGGCCGACACCACGGCTCCGCCCACGAGAAAGCGGATGACATATTCGCTCATCGCGCCTTGCCCCGCGGCGGATCGTCACCGGGATAGCCGGTCCATAATCGCAGCAGCCGCTCGAGAACTGCCCCGAGCCCAAATCCCGCGATCACGTCGCTCGTCCAGTGTGCGAGAACCACAATGCGCGTCAGCGAAAGGCCGATCGCGACGGACTGCATCGCGCGGCGCGCGCCGGCGGGCAATGTCGCGGCCGCCGACGCCAGCGCGCCCATATGCAGCGCGTGGCCGGATGGGAAGGCGTCGTCGCGCTTGCCCGAGATCGGGATGCCATTGGCGTGGCCGGTCACGGTCAGGCGATCCGGGCGGGTCTGATTGAACAGCAATTTCAGGCCATGCGGCAGCAGCGATGCTGCGACCGTCACCAGCAGCGCGTGATTGCCGGCGCGCTCGAGCGAGGCGCCGCGCCCGCGTGAGGCGAGCCAGCCGGCGGCGGCGAGCGCAAGCAGGACCTTTTCGTCAGCGCCCCAGGTCAATCCGCGGGCGATCTCTTCCGGCGCAGGTGCGGTGTTGCGGGCGATCGCACGCGCGATCATGGTGTCCGCCGCGGTCGGGCGAATGGTGATCGGGAAGGGGGCGCCTTGATGGCGGCGTACGCGAACTCTGGCTGTCGTATGCATGGTCAGGTTCCCATCCAACGCGCCAGCCGCGGCATGGGTCCTAACAGGGCATGCAAGGAACCAAATGCAGATCGATGCTCTTGAACTCTTGCCCGTCTCGACCTGATCCCAAGGCTCAATTCCGAGGCTTCATCCCGAGGCTTCGCGCGCCAACCGGGATGCAC from Bradyrhizobium elkanii USDA 76 harbors:
- a CDS encoding DUF3147 family protein is translated as MTPVRVSLSSLRESRWTEYLIRFVLGGGVTVLTGLISSTCGAYVGGAFLALPAIFCASATLIEKHEIRRKRNAGLDGTWRGQQAAALDAAGAALGAVGMLAFAIVYALTVDRSVPAAFIAASLAWLICSIAAWYVRREMRSARRTRTPGDGVIGRKADRLPH
- a CDS encoding DUF3147 family protein; this encodes MSEYVIRFLVGGAVVSAFAMLGDILRPKSFAGLFGAAPSVALATLGIAVYQHGADYAGLQSRAMMAGAVALAIYSFVVCQLLIRARLRAAPATLLALVVWLAIVFGLLGVAGGQA
- a CDS encoding ABC transporter ATP-binding protein, which produces MPLLEAQGISKVFGKLTALDGAALTVGENEFHGLIGPNGSGKSTLMKCVAGAEVPTTGKVSFVNTDITAFTPTERARAGMSLKFQITSVLPTLTLYDNILLALQAQCSLFDLVLSRTRKRLHDQVMTMLTQFRLADRAHDAAAALSHGQQQWLEIAMALAGKPRLLLLDEPTGGMSLEERRVTGELLQPIKQHCSLVIVEHDLDFIRDICDRLTVLDQGKVLASGTVAEIQANKSVQEIYLRRA
- a CDS encoding branched-chain amino acid ABC transporter permease; the encoded protein is MRSWRAATVSLIPRNAERSMVGAREAVARVGEEPDAVTGEGAPAASAPAGRTSAGWKVLPIVEGLVLLIALVLPWVLQDYLTVFATRVVILALFALSFDLVWGYAGIMSFGQALFFGAAGYGVALLARDLNVTSILLILPAGILIGLTASLLLGGFLLLGRYPSSVIFVSLGTLTGSYAADRLARGWYYLGGQNGIPSIPPLTLGSYEFEEGPIYYYMVLGILVVVYLLCRFLVRSQFGLALAGLRENEQRIAFFGYKAQHLKAIIFAVGGTIAGLAGSLYAFHEGFVWPNMLGVVFSTQVVLYVLFGGSGTLIGAVIGTVIIEGVSFWLSDNYRDVWPIILGVLLLLVIMFRPLGLISFVLGERERVGSFGKAPKETGNAAP
- a CDS encoding ABC transporter ATP-binding protein; its protein translation is MPEQTFLDIRHLDAGYGRSQVLFDVNIGIPWRGGVAVLGRNGAGKTTLMKTIVGELASSQGELFFDGRDITRRRTEERVRSGIGYVPQEHSVFARLSVRDNLAVGSLFNPDASAVDRVLEIFPKLGQRLDQPAGTLSGGERKMLAIGRAMLGNPKLLLLDEPTEGVWIGVIEEITERLIELAKSISVVIVEQHLDLALRVADYAYVLDRGRVALQGGASEVRSDPELLRYLAP
- a CDS encoding phosphatase PAP2 family protein yields the protein MHTTARVRVRRHQGAPFPITIRPTAADTMIARAIARNTAPAPEEIARGLTWGADEKVLLALAAAGWLASRGRGASLERAGNHALLVTVAASLLPHGLKLLFNQTRPDRLTVTGHANGIPISGKRDDAFPSGHALHMGALASAAATLPAGARRAMQSVAIGLSLTRIVVLAHWTSDVIAGFGLGAVLERLLRLWTGYPGDDPPRGKAR
- a CDS encoding substrate-binding protein, with protein sequence MFDRTNLSRRRFMSNFAFATGALATGVGSWVVRPDWANAAEGPIKVGIATDLTGPIAYAGNADANVAKMVIKEINAAGGLLGRPLELYIEDTASNESVAVGNVRKLIQRDKVDMVLGGITSSMRNAIKDPIVARGKTLYIYPQLYEGKECTPYLFCTGPTPAQQCDTFIPWLIKNGGKKFALPSANYVWPHTLNVYARKVIESNGGEVVFEEYYPLDQVDFSATVNRVISNKVDVVFNTVIPPGVGPFFKQLYEAGFLKNGGRLACVYYDENTLNINQANEIEGLASCLDYFKVLTKEDPFDAKLQAAYEKDFPGNFLFAAGSAATGTYRGLKLWEAAVKEAGKVDRDSVAAALDHAKIAEGPGGPAEMVPGKRHCKMKMYTAVAKGGNYEIVARSDGLVDPKEC
- a CDS encoding branched-chain amino acid ABC transporter permease, whose amino-acid sequence is MASTFAAAFEIVSFGAIIVLVVLGLGIIASMMGIFNFAQGEFVLLGAYVTYLAYAHGAPVWVGMVAAPFVVGAIGFVLEALIIRRFYAAPIVAMLGTYALGLIIRESVRGLIGGFYLTVPEPIGGSIDLGSVHISAWRFTIIVITLLVMGACYLLLARTSFGLRVRATLENPALARASGISTPLIYGATFAFGAALAGLAGALIVPVFSLFADLGIRFLIQGFVAVMVGGVGSFIGPVAGAGVIGTLSAALPWVMSPVVADVLVFVLAIAFIKFRPQGLISGKGV